One Nostoc punctiforme PCC 73102 DNA window includes the following coding sequences:
- a CDS encoding glycine-rich domain-containing protein — MNISLDQETLNVHSLSNSQVLNQGLSEKIYSFFNKLNKLDWQPIAKKLICYDNGTGRTLQQTESAISLYKMFLCLHFIFPDIELVPTKEIDEVWHTHILLNTYKYIQDCQELYGYIFHHYSPVDETLEFQDQHYKKAIVITKYLFEKLFAVSFIEDSQYQRTACLIVPLDNQLLQISACLTLPMIQS; from the coding sequence TTGAATATAAGCTTGGATCAAGAAACACTAAATGTACATTCACTTTCTAATTCGCAAGTTCTTAACCAAGGTTTATCTGAAAAAATTTATAGCTTTTTCAATAAGTTAAACAAATTGGATTGGCAGCCAATTGCTAAAAAACTTATATGTTATGATAACGGAACTGGACGGACACTACAACAAACTGAATCTGCAATCAGTCTTTATAAGATGTTTTTGTGCCTCCATTTTATATTCCCAGATATAGAATTAGTTCCGACCAAAGAGATTGATGAAGTATGGCACACCCATATTCTGTTAAATACTTATAAATACATTCAAGATTGTCAGGAGTTATATGGATATATTTTTCATCATTATTCTCCTGTTGATGAAACTCTAGAATTTCAAGACCAACACTATAAAAAGGCTATAGTAATAACTAAATACCTGTTTGAAAAATTGTTTGCTGTCAGCTTCATAGAAGATAGTCAATATCAGCGGACAGCTTGTCTGATAGTACCTCTGGATAATCAGTTATTACAAATAAGTGCCTGTTTAACTCTTCCAATGATTCAATCATAA